In Acidobacteriota bacterium, a genomic segment contains:
- a CDS encoding FtsX-like permease family protein — protein sequence MINRLAWHQLTSERLRLAAAVAGITFIVLLQLMQLGFRSALFAAATRAFVPLQADIVLTSPKYEFVVAASAFARQRLYQALMHADVVSVAAVNSGVTAIMDEETRHVRQITVLGISPDEGAFDPASLNGDFSSLGLADTVLLDAKTRPEYRPILAAFRRNHALVAEVGGRRLEVTGLFELGVDFTGNPHLLTSHTTFRRIFHTPEGAIQIGLVRVRPGANVDVVRAELEATLPSDVEVLTKQQFLDQEVAYWAERQPVGFIFDSGLLVALIVGAVIVYQILYTDVTNHLPEYATLKAMGYRDSALFLVVVQEALILSVLGLPVGVLLALGIYAIAREATGLPIAMTVARVVLVFSLTVVMCTLSGLMAMRKLRSADPADAF from the coding sequence ATGATCAACAGGCTCGCCTGGCACCAGCTCACCAGCGAGCGCCTGCGCCTCGCAGCCGCCGTTGCCGGCATCACGTTCATCGTGCTGCTGCAGTTGATGCAGCTCGGTTTCCGTTCGGCGCTGTTTGCGGCGGCGACCCGTGCGTTCGTCCCGCTCCAGGCCGACATCGTGCTCACCAGCCCGAAGTACGAGTTCGTCGTCGCCGCGAGCGCGTTCGCGCGACAGCGGCTCTACCAGGCGCTGATGCACGCCGACGTCGTGTCGGTCGCCGCGGTGAACTCCGGCGTGACGGCCATCATGGACGAGGAGACGCGCCACGTTCGCCAGATCACCGTACTCGGCATCAGCCCCGACGAAGGCGCGTTCGATCCGGCGTCCCTGAACGGTGACTTCTCCTCCCTCGGTCTCGCGGACACCGTGTTGCTCGATGCGAAGACCAGGCCCGAGTACCGTCCGATTCTCGCGGCCTTCCGCCGGAACCATGCGCTCGTTGCCGAAGTGGGCGGACGGCGGCTCGAGGTCACCGGCCTCTTCGAGCTCGGCGTGGACTTCACGGGGAATCCGCATCTTCTCACGAGCCACACGACGTTTCGCCGGATCTTCCACACCCCGGAGGGCGCGATCCAGATCGGCCTCGTCCGTGTGCGTCCCGGCGCCAACGTCGACGTCGTGCGCGCGGAACTGGAAGCGACGCTCCCGTCAGATGTGGAGGTGCTGACCAAGCAGCAGTTCCTCGATCAGGAAGTGGCGTACTGGGCCGAGCGGCAGCCGGTGGGCTTCATCTTCGACTCCGGGCTCCTCGTCGCGCTCATCGTCGGCGCCGTCATCGTCTATCAGATTCTGTACACCGACGTGACGAACCACCTGCCGGAGTACGCCACGCTCAAGGCGATGGGTTATCGCGACAGCGCCCTGTTCCTGGTGGTGGTGCAGGAGGCGCTGATTCTCTCTGTCCTGGGGCTGCCCGTGGGCGTTCTCCTGGCGCTCGGAATCTACGCGATCGCACGAGAAGCCACAGGGCTTCCCATCGCGATGACCGTCGCTCGCGTCGTCCTCGTGTTCTCGCTGA
- a CDS encoding HlyD family efflux transporter periplasmic adaptor subunit: protein MAALAMFLRVSRQDTTAAAQPTRGAAVASIGALGRIEPGDGVVRLAARSLSGQPSIVSSLRVREGDTVTAGRVIGELDSTVQLEAQSVLAQARVAVARRRLEQVRAGAKASLIAAQQAEIDRLSVELEDARKHLARYETLVANRAAAEAELDRARTRAESLARQRQQAGDQLVALSEVRQVDVDVARAELDASIRESERARAEHAASLIRSPLDGRIVKIHAWPGEEVGPNGILELASTEPMYVLAEVSEVDMARLQPGLRARVTGFGLPAPLEGTVETVGLRVRENSVVHLDPAAFNDTRIVEARIRLDDGAKVAHLIHLRVNVVIDLSSTPAAPRAGR from the coding sequence GTGGCGGCGCTGGCGATGTTTCTTCGGGTCTCGCGCCAGGACACGACAGCCGCTGCACAACCGACGCGGGGCGCCGCCGTGGCGTCCATCGGCGCCCTCGGCCGGATCGAGCCCGGTGACGGTGTCGTGCGCCTGGCCGCCCGCAGCCTGAGCGGGCAGCCGTCGATCGTCTCCAGCCTGCGCGTTCGCGAGGGCGACACCGTCACGGCCGGGCGGGTGATCGGCGAGCTGGACAGCACCGTGCAGCTCGAGGCCCAATCGGTGCTCGCGCAGGCCAGGGTCGCCGTGGCGCGGCGGCGGCTCGAGCAGGTGCGCGCAGGCGCGAAGGCGTCGCTGATCGCGGCGCAACAGGCAGAGATCGATCGCCTCTCCGTCGAACTCGAGGACGCGCGCAAGCATCTCGCGCGGTATGAGACGCTGGTCGCCAACCGCGCGGCCGCCGAGGCCGAACTGGACCGGGCACGCACCCGAGCCGAATCACTGGCCAGGCAACGGCAGCAGGCCGGAGACCAGCTCGTCGCGCTGTCCGAAGTCCGTCAAGTGGATGTCGACGTCGCGCGGGCGGAGCTGGACGCCAGCATTCGCGAGAGCGAGCGCGCCCGCGCGGAGCATGCGGCCAGCCTCATCCGCTCGCCGCTCGACGGACGCATCGTGAAGATCCATGCATGGCCCGGTGAAGAGGTGGGCCCGAACGGCATCCTGGAGCTCGCGAGCACGGAGCCGATGTACGTGCTCGCCGAAGTCTCCGAGGTCGACATGGCGCGTCTGCAGCCGGGCCTTCGAGCCCGCGTCACGGGCTTTGGCCTGCCCGCGCCGCTCGAAGGGACGGTTGAAACCGTTGGCTTACGGGTTCGGGAGAACAGCGTCGTCCACCTGGACCCGGCCGCGTTCAACGACACGCGGATCGTCGAAGCCAGGATCAGACTCGATGATGGCGCGAAGGTCGCCCACCTCATCCACCTGCGCGTGAACGTCGTGATCGACCTGTCGTCGACACCCGCCGCTCCGCGTGCCGGCCGATGA
- a CDS encoding antibiotic biosynthesis monooxygenase — protein sequence MHGQINKITAVPEHRAALQELLLTGIDEMPGCLSYIVSADTSDANVLWVTEVWDSERSQEASLEVPAIKQAIAAAMPMIAGFDRIATVSPVGGTGLGA from the coding sequence ATGCACGGACAAATCAACAAGATCACCGCCGTTCCGGAGCACAGGGCCGCACTTCAGGAGCTGCTGTTGACGGGCATCGACGAGATGCCCGGGTGCCTCTCCTACATCGTGTCCGCAGACACCAGTGATGCGAACGTCCTGTGGGTGACCGAAGTCTGGGACAGTGAGCGCAGTCAGGAAGCGTCGCTGGAAGTGCCGGCGATCAAGCAAGCCATCGCGGCCGCCATGCCGATGATCGCCGGCTTCGATCGCATTGCGACAGTCAGTCCCGTCGGCGGCACAGGCCTCGGTGCGTAG
- a CDS encoding DUF2249 domain-containing protein, with amino-acid sequence MATHLHLQADQLYPFDARGIAKRFRHAAIFGALDALVPGETMRFCNDHDPLPLLAQIEARYGDAVGIAYVQREPGMIVIDFEKLGA; translated from the coding sequence ATGGCTACGCACCTGCACCTTCAGGCCGACCAGCTCTACCCCTTCGACGCACGTGGCATCGCCAAGCGATTTCGCCACGCTGCCATCTTCGGCGCGCTCGACGCACTCGTGCCAGGCGAGACGATGCGGTTCTGCAACGACCACGATCCGCTGCCGCTCCTGGCGCAGATCGAAGCCCGTTACGGTGACGCGGTCGGAATCGCGTACGTCCAGCGCGAGCCAGGTATGATCGTCATCGACTTCGAGAAGCTGGGCGCCTGA
- a CDS encoding patatin-like phospholipase family protein, whose protein sequence is MQQDSMAAILAQATPSLFRSLTDAALRGLEPELSMVRLDSGETLFTAGAHADAVYVVVSGRLRAVLQDDRGERVLGEIGRGESVGEMALLSGEPRSATVYAIRDTDLIKLSKAGFERLVDRQPAVTLELARLIIARYQQALDARAASQPIALAVIPCDAAAAAQDCAGRLVRALSAQRRVLHVEPERLRAEHGLPAEWLADDAGSRSLAAWLHEQEVSHDHLVYAGDPRASAWTRLCLRQADLVLLVGTGSPSSIDGSLLDLIQDGSARQTARRELALLYDSARGAPRGTGDWLARVPVVAHHHVDPGSPRDCARLARLLTGTATCLVLGGGGARGLAHIGVLRALEEAGLAVDVIGGTSIGAIIGAQYASGWDAARVLDETRRRFVDAGTLNDYTIPMIALLRGKRYFGALQHLFGDRRIEDLPFTYYCVSTNLTRGVTTAHHAGPLCKWIAASIAVPGVGPPIFHDGEVLVDGGVLNNLPVDFMRGLGRGLVLASAVSPAFTMQVDAATEDFTSPWRLAFNRLNPLATPVRVPTMASILMRAASLPRRPAKDQIADLVFEPPLEEFKLLEWRSIDKLVDIGYRTAVASLERWPGTASLARREKE, encoded by the coding sequence ATGCAACAGGATTCGATGGCGGCCATCCTGGCGCAGGCGACACCGTCGCTGTTCCGCTCGCTGACGGACGCGGCGCTGCGGGGCCTGGAACCAGAACTCTCGATGGTGAGGCTCGACAGCGGTGAGACGCTGTTCACCGCGGGCGCGCACGCCGACGCCGTGTACGTGGTGGTGTCCGGCCGCCTGCGCGCCGTGCTCCAGGACGATCGCGGGGAGCGCGTGCTCGGCGAGATCGGTCGCGGCGAGTCGGTGGGCGAGATGGCGCTCCTCAGTGGCGAACCCCGCTCTGCGACCGTGTACGCCATCCGCGACACCGATCTCATCAAGCTGAGCAAGGCCGGGTTCGAGAGGCTCGTCGACCGCCAGCCTGCCGTCACGCTCGAACTCGCCCGCCTGATCATCGCGCGCTATCAACAGGCACTCGACGCACGCGCCGCCAGCCAGCCGATCGCGCTCGCCGTGATCCCCTGCGATGCGGCGGCAGCGGCCCAGGACTGCGCGGGCAGGCTCGTGCGCGCGCTGTCTGCCCAACGACGCGTGCTCCACGTCGAGCCCGAACGGCTGCGTGCCGAGCACGGGCTCCCTGCCGAGTGGCTGGCCGACGATGCGGGAAGTCGGTCGCTGGCCGCCTGGCTGCACGAGCAGGAAGTCAGTCACGACCATCTGGTCTACGCCGGCGACCCTCGCGCGTCCGCGTGGACGCGACTGTGCCTGCGACAGGCCGACCTCGTGCTGTTGGTCGGGACGGGGTCGCCATCGAGCATCGACGGCAGCCTCCTCGATCTGATTCAGGACGGCAGTGCCAGGCAGACGGCGCGCAGGGAACTGGCGCTGTTGTACGACAGTGCGCGCGGGGCGCCGCGTGGGACGGGGGACTGGCTCGCCCGCGTGCCTGTCGTCGCCCATCACCACGTCGACCCGGGGAGTCCGCGCGACTGCGCGCGGCTCGCGCGGCTGCTCACCGGCACGGCCACCTGTCTCGTACTCGGGGGCGGAGGCGCACGCGGACTGGCGCACATCGGGGTGCTGCGCGCGCTGGAAGAAGCGGGGCTCGCCGTCGACGTGATCGGCGGCACGAGTATCGGCGCCATCATCGGCGCCCAGTACGCGTCAGGCTGGGACGCCGCGCGTGTGCTCGACGAGACCCGCCGGAGATTCGTCGACGCGGGCACGCTGAACGACTACACGATCCCCATGATCGCGTTGCTGCGGGGGAAGCGCTACTTCGGCGCGCTCCAGCACCTGTTCGGCGATCGGCGGATCGAGGACCTGCCATTCACGTACTACTGCGTGTCGACGAACCTGACGCGCGGTGTGACGACGGCGCACCACGCCGGACCGCTCTGCAAGTGGATCGCCGCCAGCATCGCCGTCCCCGGGGTGGGGCCACCGATCTTCCATGACGGGGAAGTGCTCGTCGACGGCGGTGTGCTCAACAATCTGCCGGTGGACTTCATGCGGGGCCTCGGGCGTGGACTCGTGCTGGCCTCGGCCGTGTCTCCGGCGTTCACGATGCAGGTCGACGCCGCCACCGAGGACTTCACCTCCCCCTGGCGACTCGCGTTCAATCGCCTCAACCCGCTGGCCACGCCGGTCCGCGTGCCGACCATGGCGAGCATCCTGATGCGCGCGGCGTCCCTGCCGAGGCGTCCGGCGAAGGATCAGATTGCCGACCTCGTCTTCGAGCCGCCGCTCGAGGAATTCAAGCTGCTCGAATGGCGCTCGATCGACAAGCTGGTGGACATCGGCTATCGCACGGCCGTGGCGTCGCTCGAACGATGGCCAGGCACCGCGAGCCTGGCCAGGCGAGAAAAGGAGTGA
- a CDS encoding cytochrome P450, with protein MTLRAGDEIPLWEPLSAESLADQRATYDRGRATCPVARSPRGVTLFRHADVAAAALDPGTFSSAVSGYRQVPNSLDPPEHAAFRAVIDPFFTSERMRELEPRVRACAERIVSAVPRDAVVDAVVDIGYPFAVHAQVEWLGWHGVEERLVAWMVENHAATRSADRSQTAAVAAAFDEIVAEQVRGRRARGDAAPADPTTELLRVRVEDRPLSDADVVSILRNWTAGDLGSIAAALGVVIHFLATHPDVQAELRADASGLAPAIDEMLRIDDPFLVNRRLVTRDTDVAGFRLDAGTRVYLNWTSANRDEAVFDDPDAYRPAENAAHNLVYGAGVHVCPGRPLATLELVAATDALLQHTTSIGLADDVAAERETYPVGGWRRLPIRLV; from the coding sequence ATGACACTGCGCGCTGGAGACGAGATCCCCCTGTGGGAGCCGCTGTCTGCCGAGTCCCTGGCCGACCAGCGCGCCACGTACGATCGCGGGCGGGCGACATGCCCTGTCGCGCGTTCGCCGCGCGGCGTCACGCTCTTCCGGCATGCGGACGTCGCGGCAGCCGCCCTGGACCCGGGCACGTTCTCATCGGCTGTGTCCGGGTATCGTCAGGTGCCCAACAGTCTCGATCCGCCCGAGCATGCGGCGTTCCGCGCCGTCATCGACCCGTTCTTCACGTCGGAACGCATGCGCGAACTGGAACCGCGCGTGCGTGCGTGCGCCGAACGGATCGTGTCTGCCGTGCCGCGCGATGCCGTCGTGGACGCCGTGGTCGACATCGGCTATCCGTTCGCCGTCCACGCGCAGGTCGAGTGGCTCGGGTGGCACGGCGTCGAGGAGCGGCTGGTTGCGTGGATGGTGGAGAACCATGCGGCCACGCGGTCTGCCGACCGTTCGCAGACAGCCGCCGTCGCCGCCGCGTTCGACGAGATCGTCGCGGAGCAGGTGCGCGGTCGTCGCGCCCGTGGTGATGCGGCACCGGCGGACCCGACGACCGAACTGCTTCGCGTTCGTGTCGAGGACCGTCCGCTGAGCGACGCCGACGTCGTGTCGATCCTCCGGAACTGGACGGCTGGCGATCTCGGCTCCATCGCGGCCGCTCTTGGTGTCGTGATCCACTTCCTGGCGACGCATCCGGACGTCCAGGCGGAACTGCGCGCCGACGCCAGCGGCCTGGCGCCGGCGATCGACGAGATGCTCCGCATCGACGACCCGTTCCTCGTCAACCGTCGCCTCGTCACGCGTGACACCGATGTGGCGGGATTCCGGCTCGACGCGGGGACGCGCGTGTACCTGAACTGGACGTCGGCCAATCGTGACGAAGCGGTCTTCGACGATCCGGACGCGTATCGTCCTGCCGAGAATGCCGCGCACAACCTGGTGTACGGCGCTGGTGTACACGTGTGCCCTGGCCGTCCGCTCGCCACGCTCGAACTCGTGGCGGCGACAGACGCCCTGCTGCAGCACACGACGTCGATCGGGCTGGCCGACGATGTCGCCGCGGAGCGTGAGACGTATCCCGTCGGCGGATGGCGCCGACTGCCGATCCGACTCGTGTGA
- a CDS encoding SDR family NAD(P)-dependent oxidoreductase gives MDGSQQRLASLQAVPLFASCAAEEISEIASVLETVDVAAGTVVFRERDPGVDMYIIQTGAVRIVSEGPSGQTIAELGTGDVFGEMALITGFPRSASAIASTDARLWRLEKDRFDTLIRSYPSLSVTLSRVLSQRVRRTATLGRELTGRTALVTGASKGIGTYIARALAREGMNLVLTARSAEALEELRQEVEALGVRAIAIPADVSDKADLQALVVRAISEFGSIDLLVNNAGMLLTLAYHKVFPQEIDDLIRVNLAGPMFLSWLVLPGMLERGSGHIVNVGSLAGKYGPAYNELYSSTKAALIAFTQSFRASYRESGVSASAVCPGFVETGMYARSRKHGLRAPRVLGSTTPEAVAAAVVRAVKKDQPEIILNPGPIRLILALPTLMPGIAEWARRQIGADTLYRKAAEIRAQRRAETGR, from the coding sequence ATGGACGGTAGCCAACAGCGTCTCGCGTCTCTGCAGGCGGTTCCTCTCTTTGCGTCGTGCGCGGCCGAAGAGATCTCCGAGATCGCGAGCGTGCTCGAGACTGTCGACGTGGCGGCCGGGACTGTCGTCTTCCGGGAGCGCGACCCCGGCGTCGACATGTACATCATTCAGACCGGTGCCGTCCGGATCGTGTCTGAGGGACCATCCGGCCAGACGATCGCCGAGCTCGGCACTGGCGACGTCTTCGGCGAGATGGCCCTCATCACGGGCTTCCCGCGATCGGCGTCGGCGATTGCGTCGACGGACGCCAGGCTCTGGCGGCTCGAGAAGGACCGTTTCGACACCCTGATCCGGAGCTACCCGTCGCTGAGCGTCACGCTGAGCCGCGTCCTCAGCCAGCGGGTCCGGCGGACAGCCACCCTGGGCCGGGAGTTGACCGGCCGCACGGCGCTCGTCACCGGCGCGTCGAAGGGGATCGGGACCTACATCGCCCGCGCGCTGGCGCGCGAGGGCATGAATCTGGTGCTCACGGCACGGTCGGCCGAGGCGCTCGAGGAGCTTCGCCAGGAAGTCGAGGCGCTCGGCGTGCGCGCGATCGCCATTCCCGCCGACGTGAGCGACAAGGCCGATCTCCAGGCGCTGGTGGTGCGCGCCATCTCGGAGTTCGGTTCGATCGACCTGCTCGTCAACAACGCCGGCATGCTGCTGACGCTCGCGTACCACAAGGTGTTCCCGCAGGAAATCGACGACCTGATTCGCGTCAACCTGGCCGGCCCCATGTTCCTCAGCTGGCTCGTACTTCCGGGTATGCTCGAACGTGGCTCGGGCCACATCGTCAACGTCGGGTCGCTCGCGGGGAAGTACGGGCCCGCGTACAACGAGCTCTACTCGTCGACGAAGGCGGCGCTCATCGCGTTCACGCAGTCGTTCCGCGCCTCGTATCGGGAGTCGGGCGTCAGTGCGTCGGCCGTCTGTCCGGGGTTTGTCGAAACGGGCATGTACGCGCGATCGCGCAAGCACGGCCTGCGGGCACCGCGCGTCCTTGGCTCGACGACGCCGGAAGCCGTCGCCGCGGCGGTCGTACGTGCGGTGAAGAAGGATCAACCGGAGATCATCCTGAATCCCGGGCCGATTCGGTTGATTCTGGCGCTGCCCACGCTGATGCCGGGCATCGCCGAGTGGGCGCGACGACAGATCGGGGCCGACACCCTCTATCGCAAGGCCGCCGAGATTCGCGCGCAGCGACGCGCGGAGACCGGGCGCTAG
- a CDS encoding glycoside hydrolase family 3 C-terminal domain-containing protein codes for MAASSPIAQTRSESRPWLDPDLPTAQRVSALVGAMTLDEKVGQMMDQAPAIDRLGVPAYGWWNEALHGVARAGVATVFPQAIALAATFDEPLMQRVATAIGDEARAKHHEFVRQGQRGRYQGLTFFSPNINIFRDPRWGRGHETYGEDPVLAGRMAVAFIRGMQGDDPRYLKTITTAKHYAVHSGPEAGRHTFDARVSRRDLAETYLPHFERAVRDGGVLSVMTAYNAVDGVPVSGSRALLDDLLRARWGFDGYVVTDCGAINDMWKRHRYSADAAVASAQAVRAGTDLECGSDFRHLAAAVQRGLLTEADIDRALTRLFTARMRLGLFDPPERVAYARTPYALNDSTAHRALNRDVARKSLVLLENDGVLPFAPTLTRLAVIGPTADDLDALIGNYNGTPSAPVTILAGLRQAAASRGMTVTSARGSDITRGTSEARRKAVDVAGSSDAVVMVLGLTARQEGEEGEDKSNPGGDRRAIELPSPQVQLFDEVAALGKPMIVVITGGSAQAIPTIKARANAILVAWYPGGEGGAAVADVLFGDADPGGRLPVTFYASTADLPPFSEYSMRERTYRYFSGQPLWPFGHGRSYTTFRYDDLRVESTREVGATPVLSVTVTNTGARAGDDVVLAFVTHEGAGGSAPRRALAAFRRVTLEAGASTRVNLPLDAEPLTLVDEQGTRRPAAGPITVTLGALSTTFRGTDASAMERRRGLKTP; via the coding sequence ATGGCAGCCTCGTCGCCGATCGCGCAGACACGATCGGAGAGCCGGCCATGGCTCGACCCCGATCTGCCGACCGCCCAGCGCGTCTCGGCGCTGGTCGGAGCGATGACGCTCGACGAGAAGGTCGGCCAGATGATGGACCAGGCGCCGGCCATCGACAGGCTCGGCGTCCCTGCCTATGGCTGGTGGAACGAGGCCCTGCACGGCGTGGCGCGAGCTGGCGTTGCCACGGTGTTCCCGCAGGCGATTGCGCTGGCCGCGACGTTCGACGAGCCGCTGATGCAGCGCGTGGCCACCGCCATCGGCGACGAGGCTCGCGCCAAGCATCATGAGTTCGTACGCCAGGGCCAGCGCGGTCGCTATCAGGGCCTGACCTTCTTCTCGCCCAACATCAACATCTTTCGCGATCCCCGCTGGGGCCGCGGCCACGAGACCTACGGCGAGGACCCGGTGCTCGCGGGTCGCATGGCCGTCGCATTCATCCGCGGCATGCAGGGCGACGATCCGCGCTACCTCAAGACCATCACCACGGCGAAGCACTACGCCGTGCACAGCGGTCCGGAAGCCGGCCGGCACACGTTCGATGCGAGAGTGAGCCGGCGCGATCTCGCGGAAACGTACCTGCCGCACTTCGAGCGGGCGGTTCGCGACGGCGGCGTGCTGTCCGTGATGACCGCCTACAACGCGGTCGACGGGGTGCCCGTCAGCGGCAGCCGCGCGCTGCTCGACGACCTGTTGCGCGCACGCTGGGGATTCGACGGATACGTGGTCACCGACTGTGGTGCCATCAACGACATGTGGAAACGGCACCGGTATTCAGCCGATGCGGCGGTGGCGTCCGCGCAGGCCGTCAGGGCCGGCACCGATCTCGAATGCGGAAGCGACTTCCGTCACCTCGCCGCAGCCGTGCAGCGCGGCCTGCTCACCGAGGCTGACATCGATCGCGCGCTCACGCGACTGTTCACGGCGCGGATGCGGCTCGGCCTGTTCGACCCCCCCGAGCGCGTGGCATACGCGCGGACCCCGTATGCACTGAACGATTCGACGGCGCACCGCGCGCTCAATCGCGACGTCGCGCGCAAGTCGCTCGTGCTCCTCGAGAACGACGGCGTGCTGCCCTTCGCGCCGACGCTGACGCGCCTGGCCGTCATCGGTCCCACCGCCGACGATCTCGACGCCCTGATCGGCAACTACAACGGCACGCCGTCGGCTCCGGTCACGATCCTCGCCGGGCTTCGGCAGGCCGCCGCGTCGCGCGGCATGACTGTCACGAGCGCGCGTGGGAGCGACATCACGCGCGGCACGTCCGAAGCCCGGCGCAAAGCGGTTGACGTAGCCGGGTCCAGCGATGCCGTGGTGATGGTCCTGGGCCTCACGGCCAGGCAGGAAGGCGAAGAGGGCGAGGACAAGAGCAATCCCGGCGGCGATCGCCGGGCGATCGAACTCCCCTCACCGCAGGTCCAGCTTTTCGACGAGGTCGCGGCACTCGGCAAGCCGATGATCGTGGTGATCACGGGAGGCAGTGCGCAGGCGATTCCCACGATCAAGGCGCGCGCCAACGCCATCCTCGTCGCGTGGTATCCGGGTGGTGAAGGCGGAGCCGCGGTGGCAGACGTCCTGTTCGGCGACGCCGACCCGGGAGGTCGCCTGCCCGTGACGTTCTACGCATCGACGGCCGACCTGCCGCCGTTCAGCGAGTACTCCATGCGCGAGCGGACGTACCGCTACTTCTCGGGCCAGCCGCTGTGGCCGTTCGGACACGGACGCAGCTACACGACATTCCGATACGACGATCTGCGCGTGGAGTCGACCCGCGAGGTGGGCGCGACACCCGTGCTCTCGGTCACTGTCACCAATACCGGCGCGCGTGCCGGTGACGATGTGGTGCTCGCCTTCGTGACACACGAGGGTGCAGGCGGGTCCGCGCCGCGCAGGGCGCTGGCGGCGTTCCGTCGCGTGACGCTCGAGGCCGGAGCATCCACTCGCGTGAACCTCCCACTGGACGCCGAACCGCTGACGCTCGTCGACGAGCAGGGAACGAGACGCCCGGCCGCAGGTCCGATCACCGTGACCCTCGGCGCGCTGTCGACCACCTTTCGTGGCACGGACGCGAGCGCGATGGAACGACGCAGGGGACTGAAGACGCCGTGA